The following proteins come from a genomic window of Synechococcus sp. NB0720_010:
- a CDS encoding serine/threonine protein kinase, whose translation MEDDPRLEPGALIGGRYRLERSLAENRWLASDQAAADASVHLLHLSGLSDEQREEWSKRWLQLQGVLHPQLPRCADLISSDGELWLPRPWQEGESFQALLEGGQTFDVPEVLELLRQLLPLMALLHSHRLSCGDWSPSQLLRRSADGLPVPLALEQPAPWDPQRDLLALGECAQALLGAQAAAALTSIGPLQALSSDRPELRFPSAAAALAAFQHFTPALPAPIPLVKHSTPSRRRKRQQEQDAEGRLWPVVVALVLAALVGTALGWLVLSRGKVSSPMALPSFRLRSSLPAAEINQREQLLNRLRALQVDRRWFLKLVDASFLERGGRLPSDSQADAPLRMVWSELAEDWLSRVEQLPLPLRPRLGNLTATDWNRRQQSLVAQGLSPEVVQKLVSGSALNLLNGSQAAEIPAEPFRQLWYAAAEQALGNLQIELIEGKRNSTKTVSAWVPAGGARVFPIQVPPGSRLVLGVRGSALMQMSVFAADGQLLEARGPLRVVSLGEVKRSPVQVLISNDGLSSANLTLSLRVDPNQ comes from the coding sequence GTGGAAGACGATCCGAGGTTGGAGCCAGGGGCGCTGATCGGCGGTCGCTATCGACTCGAGCGCTCCCTTGCGGAGAACCGCTGGCTGGCCAGTGATCAAGCGGCAGCCGATGCGTCGGTGCACCTTCTCCACCTGAGCGGGCTGAGCGATGAGCAGCGGGAGGAGTGGAGCAAGCGCTGGCTTCAGCTGCAGGGGGTCCTCCATCCCCAGCTGCCTCGCTGTGCCGATCTGATCAGCAGCGATGGGGAGCTCTGGCTGCCGCGCCCGTGGCAGGAGGGGGAGTCGTTTCAGGCCTTGCTGGAGGGTGGACAGACTTTCGACGTCCCAGAGGTCCTCGAGCTGTTGCGGCAGCTCTTGCCCCTGATGGCTTTGCTGCACAGCCATCGTCTCTCCTGCGGGGACTGGTCGCCATCCCAACTTCTGAGGCGATCGGCGGATGGGCTGCCCGTCCCCCTAGCCCTGGAGCAGCCAGCCCCATGGGATCCCCAGCGGGATTTGCTGGCTCTCGGCGAGTGCGCCCAAGCCTTGCTGGGTGCTCAGGCCGCGGCGGCCTTGACATCGATTGGGCCCCTGCAGGCCTTGAGTAGCGATCGGCCTGAGCTGCGTTTCCCTTCAGCGGCGGCTGCTCTGGCGGCTTTTCAACACTTCACTCCCGCCTTACCTGCTCCAATCCCGCTGGTTAAGCACTCCACCCCATCGCGGAGGCGCAAGCGGCAGCAGGAGCAGGACGCGGAAGGACGGCTTTGGCCGGTGGTGGTTGCGCTGGTGCTCGCTGCCTTGGTGGGGACCGCCTTGGGTTGGTTGGTCTTGAGCCGGGGCAAGGTCAGTAGCCCAATGGCGCTTCCCAGCTTTCGGCTCCGCTCGAGCTTGCCGGCGGCGGAGATCAATCAGCGGGAGCAGTTGCTCAATCGCCTGCGGGCCCTGCAGGTGGATCGCCGCTGGTTCCTGAAGTTGGTGGACGCCAGCTTTCTGGAGCGTGGTGGCCGGCTGCCATCGGATAGCCAGGCGGATGCACCCCTGCGCATGGTGTGGAGTGAACTGGCTGAGGATTGGCTGAGCCGCGTGGAGCAGTTACCGCTGCCCTTGCGGCCGCGCTTGGGCAATCTCACCGCCACCGATTGGAATCGCCGCCAGCAGAGCTTAGTGGCTCAGGGACTCAGCCCGGAGGTGGTCCAGAAGCTGGTCTCGGGGAGCGCGCTCAACCTGCTGAACGGGTCCCAGGCTGCCGAGATCCCCGCGGAGCCCTTTCGGCAGCTTTGGTATGCCGCTGCGGAACAAGCCCTGGGCAACCTGCAGATCGAGTTGATCGAGGGGAAGCGCAACAGCACCAAGACCGTCTCTGCTTGGGTGCCGGCTGGGGGCGCCCGGGTGTTCCCGATTCAGGTTCCGCCTGGCAGTCGCTTGGTCCTTGGCGTGAGGGGATCGGCGCTGATGCAGATGAGCGTTTTTGCCGCCGATGGACAGCT